From the Haladaptatus sp. DJG-WS-42 genome, the window CCCGTCGTTACCGCCGTCATCACGGGCGCGCTTGTCTACCTGCTCGCCACGGAACTGACTGATGACCGGCGCGTGGGCCTCGCAAGCGTCCTCCTGCTCGCGCTCATCCCCGGCCACGCCCTCCGTACCAGCCTCGGCTTCGCAGACCACCACGCCTTCGACTACCCATGGCTGGCGCTCACGATGCTCGCCGTCGTCATTCTCGCACGCCACGGCGCGTTCAATGACCTCAAAACCCGCTCAAAAACGTGGCTCGCAACCGTCGCACTCGGCGTTGGTGTTGCCGGGCAAACCCTCGCGTGGGAGGCCGGACCGCTCCTCATCGTCCCGATTGGCTGCTACGTTGCTTTCCGCGTGGTCTCAGACGTTCGGGCAGGCCAGTCACCGCTTGCGTCGAACCTTGCCCTCATCCCGGGATTGGCACTCGGGACACTCCTCACGGGCTTTTTCCACACAAGCTTCGGCTGGCACACGGCACAAGTTGCGTCTGCTCCCGCGTTTCTCCTCGTCGCCGTCGGTGGCGTGCTCGTCATTGGTGAAGTGGGCTACAGGGCCGGTTTCTCGACTGCGGTACTCGGCACGCTTGAAGCGGTCGGTGCAGTGGGTGGCGTTCTTGCCTTCCGCGCGCTGCTTCCCGAGTACTGGGCACGCCTCTTGAGTCAGGTTGACCGCCTCATCACCCCACAAAGCATCGTCGAGACGGAATCGCTGTTCAACGGCGACTCGATGGGCTTTCTGCTCCTGTTCGGCTTCATCCTCGCGCTCGCGCTCCCGTATATCGGGTGGGCAACGCTCGCGAGTTACCGCAAGCACCAACCGCAGTGGATTGTCGGCGGAGTGTTCGCGTGGTACTTCTTCGTACTCGCGGGCTTCCAGATTCGCTTCGTCGGCGAGATGGCGGCGATGACCGCGGTGTTCGCCGGACTCGGCTTCGTCCACGTCGCAGAGCGCGTCGAACTCGCACGCAGGCCAGTACCGTTCCGAGAAACGGTTTCTGCGACGCGCGAATCGGTCGAGATTCCCGACACGAAAGCGATTGCCTCGCTCTGTGTGCTGTTTCTCATCATCGCAAGCCTGAGCCTCGTTCAAGTTCCCGTGAAAATGAATCAGGTGACGACCGACGGCGAACTGTTTGAGACAGCACAGGCCATCGACACCTACGCGGAGGAAGAAGAAATGGCGTACCCCGAGAACTTCGTCCTGAGTCGCTGGGGGAAAAACCGGATGTTCAACTACTTCGTGAACGGCGAGTCACAGTCCTACGGCTACGCCCAATCGACCTACACGCCGTTCATGCGCGCGAGCAACAGCAGTGAGTGGTACGGACGGTTGTCGAACCGCGTCGGCTTCGTCGTGACCGAAGATTTAGACTACCCGCCGGGAACGATGCAAAACCGACTCCACGAACACTTTGGCAGTGAGAGCGAGACTGCGCCCGGCGTCGCCCACTACCAAGCGATTTACAGCACCGAAAGCGGCGCGACGAAGGCGTTCAGACTCGTCCCCGGCGCAACGATTACCGGCCAAGCCGCGCCAAATGCCACCGTTTCGCTCTCGACGCCGGTAACAATCGACGGCGCATCGTTCGAGTACGAACGAACCGTCACCGCGAACGCGAACGGAACCTACCGCGTCACCGTCCCGTATGCGGGGGAGTATTCGGTAAATGGTCAATCGGTCAGCGTGAACGAGACGGCCGTCGAAACCGGTGAGACGGTTGCTGTGTAACTACCAGGTCAACCCTTCGTACGTGATGCCCTCGCGCG encodes:
- a CDS encoding STT3 domain-containing protein, with the translated sequence MTDVREETAALLEKRPEMADSLEQVLAVDAQQATWTFGDIPLDSGAFGEVVSRNIVEKHDDGYRVADRKAVKAALTGETTTERATPSVSFSLPAFDRRAAALLAGALVFLGAVRSLFLTTVFRDGHVVLGANDPYYYRYWVEQIVTNTNGVFDFSGLSAFPDAVAKGEPLLVATLWWVSSLFGGMDATGPVLALYPVVTAVITGALVYLLATELTDDRRVGLASVLLLALIPGHALRTSLGFADHHAFDYPWLALTMLAVVILARHGAFNDLKTRSKTWLATVALGVGVAGQTLAWEAGPLLIVPIGCYVAFRVVSDVRAGQSPLASNLALIPGLALGTLLTGFFHTSFGWHTAQVASAPAFLLVAVGGVLVIGEVGYRAGFSTAVLGTLEAVGAVGGVLAFRALLPEYWARLLSQVDRLITPQSIVETESLFNGDSMGFLLLFGFILALALPYIGWATLASYRKHQPQWIVGGVFAWYFFVLAGFQIRFVGEMAAMTAVFAGLGFVHVAERVELARRPVPFRETVSATRESVEIPDTKAIASLCVLFLIIASLSLVQVPVKMNQVTTDGELFETAQAIDTYAEEEEMAYPENFVLSRWGKNRMFNYFVNGESQSYGYAQSTYTPFMRASNSSEWYGRLSNRVGFVVTEDLDYPPGTMQNRLHEHFGSESETAPGVAHYQAIYSTESGATKAFRLVPGATITGQAAPNATVSLSTPVTIDGASFEYERTVTANANGTYRVTVPYAGEYSVNGQSVSVNETAVETGETVAV